One window of the Gambusia affinis linkage group LG13, SWU_Gaff_1.0, whole genome shotgun sequence genome contains the following:
- the LOC122843034 gene encoding centrosomal protein of 55 kDa-like isoform X2, giving the protein MTAYRSNASRKKKLSLELVRIISSLKKENIQLKKTLAEVSHHHAEHNKLVEKLLALETLWLESRQQLPPKGEQTTLSTEDSPSLSNDEVVSHLQHKLNDALEKNKQWLEYDQQREAYVRAILDKMLWLEKHLNETNQAHSKQHNEEHSDEPQREIKELFESLLKQTDVWLDMLKNQVEVTHQELIIAEKRFRAREGELEALIHQLKSETISKGSPQEGCHNSEEEEQQLREETQELQARLKEEKRRSTNFELQASLYQRYMLNYHHADQEKIADLERQLKISSQDLEDAKRDSSYLKKQMLRILKKLHRAEGLSPDQSKRDQEDLGSCEEAMPPSSSPRDSLASSSHTSVLNESVLECPTCQNEYPASEYRELLKHLEICLE; this is encoded by the exons ATGACAGCCTATAGAAGTAACGCCTCACGCAAGAAAAAGCTCAGCTTAGAGCTTGTAAGGATCATCAGCAGCTTAAAGAAGGAGAATATCCAGCTGAAGAAGACTCTAGCTGAGGTGTCCCATCATCACGCCGAACACAATAAGCTTGTGGAG AAACTCCTCGCTCTTGAGACTCTGTGGCTCGAGAGTCGTCAGCAGCTTCCACCAAAAGGTGAACAAACAACTTTGTCCACAGAG GATTCCCCATCACTCTCCAATGATGAAGTTGTCTCACATCTTCAGCATAAGCTCAACGAT GCTTTGGAAAAGAACAAGCAGTGGCTGGAATATGACCAGCAGAGAGAGGCCTATGTTAGGGCAATTCTGGACAAAATGTTATGGCTGGAGAAGCATCTGAATGAAACCAATCAGGCCCACTCAAAGCAGCACAATGAGGAGCATTCAGATG AGCCACAAAGAGAGATTAAAGAACTCTTTGAAAGCCTCTTGAAACAGACTGATGTCTGGCTGGATATGCTTAAAAATCAAGTCGAAGTGACTCATCAGGAGCTGATCATTGCTGAAAAAAG GTTCAGAGCAAGAGAGGGAGAGTTGGAGGCTCTCATCCACCAACTGAAGAGTGAAACAATAAGCAAAGGAAGCCCACAAGAAGGATGTCATAActctgaggaggaagagcaaCAGCTGAGGGAGGAGACCCAAGAACTCCAAGCCAGGCTGAAGGAGGAGAAACGAAGGTCTACAAATTTTGAGCTGCAG GCAAGCCTCTATCAGAGATACATGTTAAACTATCACCATGCAGACCAGGAAAAGATTGCAGACCTGGAAAGACAG CTCAAGATTTCTTCACAAGACCTTGAGGATGCAAAGCGGGACTCTTCATATTTAAAGAAGCAAATGCTCAGAATTCTGAAGAAGCTACATAGAGCAGAAGGCCTTTCCCCAGATCAGTCAAAG AGAGACCAGGAGGACCTGGGCTCATGTGAAGAGGCGATGCCACCCTCCTCGTCCCCCAGAGACAGCCTGGCGTCCTCTTCTCACACCAGCGTGCTGAATGAAAGCGTCCTGGAGTGTCCCACCTGCCAGAACGAGTACCCAGCCAGCGAATACAGAGAGCTGCTGAAGCACCTGGAAATCTGTCTCGAATGA
- the LOC122843034 gene encoding centrosomal protein of 55 kDa-like isoform X1 yields MTAYRSNASRKKKLSLELVRIISSLKKENIQLKKTLAEVSHHHAEHNKLVEKLLALETLWLESRQQLPPKGEQTTLSTEDSPSLSNDEVVSHLQHKLNDALEKNKQWLEYDQQREAYVRAILDKMLWLEKHLNETNQAHSKQHNEEHSDVEPQREIKELFESLLKQTDVWLDMLKNQVEVTHQELIIAEKRFRAREGELEALIHQLKSETISKGSPQEGCHNSEEEEQQLREETQELQARLKEEKRRSTNFELQASLYQRYMLNYHHADQEKIADLERQLKISSQDLEDAKRDSSYLKKQMLRILKKLHRAEGLSPDQSKRDQEDLGSCEEAMPPSSSPRDSLASSSHTSVLNESVLECPTCQNEYPASEYRELLKHLEICLE; encoded by the exons ATGACAGCCTATAGAAGTAACGCCTCACGCAAGAAAAAGCTCAGCTTAGAGCTTGTAAGGATCATCAGCAGCTTAAAGAAGGAGAATATCCAGCTGAAGAAGACTCTAGCTGAGGTGTCCCATCATCACGCCGAACACAATAAGCTTGTGGAG AAACTCCTCGCTCTTGAGACTCTGTGGCTCGAGAGTCGTCAGCAGCTTCCACCAAAAGGTGAACAAACAACTTTGTCCACAGAG GATTCCCCATCACTCTCCAATGATGAAGTTGTCTCACATCTTCAGCATAAGCTCAACGAT GCTTTGGAAAAGAACAAGCAGTGGCTGGAATATGACCAGCAGAGAGAGGCCTATGTTAGGGCAATTCTGGACAAAATGTTATGGCTGGAGAAGCATCTGAATGAAACCAATCAGGCCCACTCAAAGCAGCACAATGAGGAGCATTCAGATG TAGAGCCACAAAGAGAGATTAAAGAACTCTTTGAAAGCCTCTTGAAACAGACTGATGTCTGGCTGGATATGCTTAAAAATCAAGTCGAAGTGACTCATCAGGAGCTGATCATTGCTGAAAAAAG GTTCAGAGCAAGAGAGGGAGAGTTGGAGGCTCTCATCCACCAACTGAAGAGTGAAACAATAAGCAAAGGAAGCCCACAAGAAGGATGTCATAActctgaggaggaagagcaaCAGCTGAGGGAGGAGACCCAAGAACTCCAAGCCAGGCTGAAGGAGGAGAAACGAAGGTCTACAAATTTTGAGCTGCAG GCAAGCCTCTATCAGAGATACATGTTAAACTATCACCATGCAGACCAGGAAAAGATTGCAGACCTGGAAAGACAG CTCAAGATTTCTTCACAAGACCTTGAGGATGCAAAGCGGGACTCTTCATATTTAAAGAAGCAAATGCTCAGAATTCTGAAGAAGCTACATAGAGCAGAAGGCCTTTCCCCAGATCAGTCAAAG AGAGACCAGGAGGACCTGGGCTCATGTGAAGAGGCGATGCCACCCTCCTCGTCCCCCAGAGACAGCCTGGCGTCCTCTTCTCACACCAGCGTGCTGAATGAAAGCGTCCTGGAGTGTCCCACCTGCCAGAACGAGTACCCAGCCAGCGAATACAGAGAGCTGCTGAAGCACCTGGAAATCTGTCTCGAATGA
- the LOC122843034 gene encoding centrosomal protein of 55 kDa-like isoform X3, which translates to MTAYRSNASRKKKLSLELVRIISSLKKENIQLKKTLAEVSHHHAEHNKLVEKLLALETLWLESRQQLPPKGEQTTLSTEDSPSLSNDEVVSHLQHKLNDALEKNKQWLEYDQQREAYVRAILDKMLWLEKHLNETNQAHSKQHNEEHSDVEPQREIKELFESLLKQTDVWLDMLKNQVEVTHQELIIAEKRFRAREGELEALIHQLKSETISKGSPQEGCHNSEEEEQQLREETQELQARLKEEKRRSTNFELQASLYQRYMLNYHHADQEKIADLERQRDQEDLGSCEEAMPPSSSPRDSLASSSHTSVLNESVLECPTCQNEYPASEYRELLKHLEICLE; encoded by the exons ATGACAGCCTATAGAAGTAACGCCTCACGCAAGAAAAAGCTCAGCTTAGAGCTTGTAAGGATCATCAGCAGCTTAAAGAAGGAGAATATCCAGCTGAAGAAGACTCTAGCTGAGGTGTCCCATCATCACGCCGAACACAATAAGCTTGTGGAG AAACTCCTCGCTCTTGAGACTCTGTGGCTCGAGAGTCGTCAGCAGCTTCCACCAAAAGGTGAACAAACAACTTTGTCCACAGAG GATTCCCCATCACTCTCCAATGATGAAGTTGTCTCACATCTTCAGCATAAGCTCAACGAT GCTTTGGAAAAGAACAAGCAGTGGCTGGAATATGACCAGCAGAGAGAGGCCTATGTTAGGGCAATTCTGGACAAAATGTTATGGCTGGAGAAGCATCTGAATGAAACCAATCAGGCCCACTCAAAGCAGCACAATGAGGAGCATTCAGATG TAGAGCCACAAAGAGAGATTAAAGAACTCTTTGAAAGCCTCTTGAAACAGACTGATGTCTGGCTGGATATGCTTAAAAATCAAGTCGAAGTGACTCATCAGGAGCTGATCATTGCTGAAAAAAG GTTCAGAGCAAGAGAGGGAGAGTTGGAGGCTCTCATCCACCAACTGAAGAGTGAAACAATAAGCAAAGGAAGCCCACAAGAAGGATGTCATAActctgaggaggaagagcaaCAGCTGAGGGAGGAGACCCAAGAACTCCAAGCCAGGCTGAAGGAGGAGAAACGAAGGTCTACAAATTTTGAGCTGCAG GCAAGCCTCTATCAGAGATACATGTTAAACTATCACCATGCAGACCAGGAAAAGATTGCAGACCTGGAAAGACAG AGAGACCAGGAGGACCTGGGCTCATGTGAAGAGGCGATGCCACCCTCCTCGTCCCCCAGAGACAGCCTGGCGTCCTCTTCTCACACCAGCGTGCTGAATGAAAGCGTCCTGGAGTGTCCCACCTGCCAGAACGAGTACCCAGCCAGCGAATACAGAGAGCTGCTGAAGCACCTGGAAATCTGTCTCGAATGA
- the LOC122843037 gene encoding leucine-rich glioma-inactivated protein 1-like, whose amino-acid sequence MENTCRIPRRWLWLGLLVVASVVPSVESKRARQQRCPMSCTCTKDNALCESAVSIPRSFPPDVTSLSFVKSEFTEIAKESFIHIPALHLLLFTANNLESINEDAFLGLPHLEYLFIENNQIQSISPYAFRGLKTLVHLSLAYNNLETLPKDLFKGLEALTKVDLRGNHFLCDCKLKWLVEWIYGTNATVDQIFCKGPASQLDKRINDLSPQSFDCITTEFAPYQSLKFESISVEAFSFRNDQYVVFAQPFIGKCGFLEWDHVEMNFRNFDDIDSTSTVICKPLVIDNQLFIIVAQLFGGSHIYKRDTSANKFIKLQGIDVLKIRKPNDVETFRIDGESFFVIADSSKAGSTTIYKWNGNGFYSHQSLHPWYRDTDVEYLEISSKPHLILSSSSQRPVIYQWNKATKHFDRRTDIPEMEDVYAVKHFQVKSDLYICLTRFIGDSKVMRWDGALFKELQTMPSRGSMVFQPFTVGSWQYAILGSDYSFTQVYRWDAKKGEFVRFQELNIQAPRAFYPVSIDNRQFLLASSFKGKTQIYEHLVIDLSN is encoded by the exons ATGGAAAATACATGCAGAATACCCAGGAGGTGGCTCTGGCTCGGTTTACTCGTGGTGGCTTCTGTTGTACCTTCAGTGGAGAGCAAGAGAGCCAGGCAGCAGCGCTGTCCCATGTCATGCACATGCACCAAAGATAACGCGTTGTGCGAAAGCGCAGTGTCGATTCCTCGCAGCTTTCCCCCCGATGTCACATCTCT ATCATTCGTCAAGTCGGAATTCACCGAAATCGCCAAGGAGAGCTTCATCCACATCCCTGCCCTCCATCTCCT CCTGTTCACAGCAAACAACCTGGAATCTATAAACGAGGACGCTTTCCTTGGACTTCCTCATCTGGAATATCT attcatAGAAAACAACCAAATCCAGTCGATATCGCCGTACGCTTTCCGAGGTCTGAAAACCCTGGTGCACCT GAGCCTGGCCTACAACAATCTGGAGACTCTCCCCAAAGATTTGTTCAAAGGTCTCGAGGCTTTGACaaaagt AGACTTGCGTGGGAATCATTTCTTGTGTGACTGTAAGCTGAAGTGGTTAGTGGAGTGGATATACGGCACCAATGCCACCGTGGACCAGATTTTCTGCAAGGGCCCGGCCTCACAGCTGGACAAGAGAATCAATGACCTGTCGCCGCAGTCCTTTGACTGCATCACCACAG AGTTTGCTCCATACCAGTCCCTGAAATTTGAATCCATATCAGTGGAAGCGTTTTCTTTCCGGAACGACCAGTATGTCGTCTTTGCCCAGCCATTTATCGGGAAGTGTGGCTTTCTTGAATGGGATCACGTCGAGATGAACTTCAGAAACTTTGATGATATTGACA GTACATCCACAGTGATCTGCAAACCTCTCGTCATTGACAACCAGCTGTTCATCATCGTGGCTCAGCTGTTTGGAGGCTCCCACATCTACAAGCGGGACACCTCTGCCAACAAATTCATCAAGCTTCAAGGCATTGACGTCCTGAAAATCCGCAAGCCAAATGACGTTGAGACGTTCCGAATCGATGGAGAGTCCTTCTTCGTCATAGCTGACAGCTCCAAGGCTGGCTCTACCACCATCTACAAGTGGAACGGCAATGGCTTCTACTCCCATCAGTCCCTCCACCCGTGGTACCGCGACACTGACGTAGAGTACCTAGAGATCTCCTCCAAACCTCACCTGATCCTGTCCAGCAGCTCCCAGAGGCCTGTCATCTACCAGTGGAACAAAGCCACCAAGCATTTCGACAGACGAACCGACATCCCGGAGATGGAGGATGTTTATGCCGTCAAGCACTTTCAGGTCAAGTCTGATCTCTACATTTGCCTGACGCGCTTCATTGGTGACTCCAAGGTGATGCGCTGGGATGGCGCCCTCTTCAAAGAATTACAGACCATGCCCTCCCGAGGCTCCATGGTGTTCCAGCCTTTCACTGTGGGCAGCTGGCAGTATGCCATTCTGGGTAGCGACTACTCTTTTACCCAGGTGTACCGCTGGGATGCCAAGAAGGGCGAGTTTGTTCGCTTCCAGGAGCTGAACATTCAGGCGCCAAGGGCATTTTATCCAGTTTCCATTGACAACCGTCAGTTTCTGTTGGCCTCCAGTTTCAAAGGGAAAACTCAGATATACGAGCATTTAGTCATTGATCTGAgtaattga